One stretch of Streptomyces agglomeratus DNA includes these proteins:
- a CDS encoding ABC transporter ATP-binding protein: MRSETAEVAVRVTGLVKRYGTRTAVDGLDLDVRPGAVTAVLGPNGAGKTTTVETCEGYRRPDAGTVRVLGLDPVADAAELRPRIGVMLQSGGVYSGARADEMLRHVAKLHAHPLDVDALVERLGLGGCGRTAYRRLSGGQQQRLALAMAVVGRPELVFLDEATAGLDPQARRSTWDLVRELRTDGVTVVLTTHFMDEAEQLADDVAIIDGGKVIAQGSPEELCRGGAENTLRFTGRPGLDIASLLKALPTDTLAAELTPGTYRITGKVDPQLLATVTSWCAQHGVMPDGISVERHSLEDVFLELTGKDLRS, from the coding sequence ATGAGAAGCGAGACCGCCGAGGTCGCCGTCCGGGTCACAGGACTGGTCAAGCGGTACGGAACCAGGACCGCGGTCGACGGCCTCGACCTGGACGTCCGCCCGGGCGCGGTCACCGCCGTCCTCGGCCCCAACGGGGCCGGCAAGACCACCACCGTCGAGACCTGCGAGGGCTACCGCAGGCCGGACGCCGGGACGGTCCGCGTACTCGGTCTCGATCCGGTCGCCGACGCGGCCGAGCTGCGCCCCCGTATCGGGGTGATGCTCCAATCGGGTGGCGTGTACTCGGGGGCCCGGGCCGACGAGATGCTGCGCCACGTGGCGAAGCTCCACGCCCACCCGCTGGACGTGGACGCGCTCGTCGAGCGCCTCGGGCTCGGCGGCTGCGGCCGTACGGCGTACCGGCGGCTCTCCGGGGGACAGCAGCAGCGGCTCGCACTGGCGATGGCCGTCGTCGGCCGTCCCGAACTGGTCTTCCTGGACGAGGCGACCGCGGGCCTCGACCCGCAGGCCCGCCGGTCCACCTGGGACCTCGTACGCGAGCTGCGCACCGACGGCGTCACCGTCGTCCTCACCACCCACTTCATGGACGAGGCCGAGCAGCTCGCGGACGACGTCGCCATCATCGACGGCGGCAAGGTGATCGCCCAGGGCAGCCCCGAAGAGCTGTGCCGGGGCGGCGCCGAGAACACCCTGCGCTTCACCGGGCGCCCCGGCCTCGACATCGCGTCCCTGCTCAAGGCGCTGCCCACGGACACCCTCGCGGCGGAGCTGACGCCCGGGACGTACCGGATCACCGGCAAGGTCGACCCGCAGCTGCTGGCCACCGTCACCTCCTGGTGCGCCCAGCACGGCGTGATGCCGGACGGCATCTCCGTCGAACGGCACTCCCTGGAGGACGTCTTTCTCGAACTGACCGGTAAGGACCTCCGTTCATGA
- the sufB gene encoding Fe-S cluster assembly protein SufB: MTLPTETAHPELEGLGTYEFGWADSDTAGATAKRGLSEEVVRDISAKKNEPEWMLKLRLKGLKLFGKKPMPSWGADLSGIDFDNIKYFVRSTEKQAESWEDLPEDIKNTYDKLGIPEAEKQRLVAGVAAQYESEVVYHQIREDLEEQGVIFLDTDTALKEHPELFQEYFGTVIPVGDNKFASLNSAVWSGGSFIYVPKGVHVDIPLQAYFRINTENMGQFERTLIIVDEDAYVHYVEGCTAPIYSSDSLHSAVVEIIVKKGGRCRYTTIQNWSNNVYNLVTKRAVAYEGATMEWVDGNIGSKVTMKYPAVYLMGEHAKGETLSIAFAGEGQHQDAGSKMVHMAPNTSSNIVSKSVARGGGRTSYRGLVEIGEGAAGSKSNVLCDALLVDTISRSDTYPYVDVREDDVSMGHEATVSKVSEDQLFYLMSRGMTEFEAMAMIVRGFVEPIAKELPMEYALELNRLIELQMEGSVG, encoded by the coding sequence ATGACTCTCCCCACGGAGACTGCCCACCCCGAACTCGAGGGCCTGGGTACGTACGAATTCGGCTGGGCCGACTCCGACACGGCAGGCGCCACGGCCAAGCGCGGCCTCTCCGAGGAGGTCGTCCGCGACATCTCGGCGAAGAAGAACGAGCCCGAGTGGATGCTGAAGCTGCGGCTGAAGGGTCTCAAGCTGTTCGGCAAGAAGCCCATGCCGAGCTGGGGCGCCGACCTGTCGGGCATCGACTTCGACAACATCAAGTACTTCGTGCGCTCCACGGAGAAGCAGGCGGAGTCCTGGGAGGACCTGCCCGAGGACATCAAGAACACGTACGACAAGCTCGGCATCCCCGAGGCGGAGAAGCAGCGCCTCGTCGCCGGTGTCGCGGCCCAGTACGAGTCCGAGGTCGTCTACCACCAGATCCGTGAGGACCTGGAGGAGCAGGGCGTCATCTTCCTCGACACGGACACCGCGCTGAAGGAGCACCCGGAGCTCTTCCAGGAGTACTTCGGCACGGTCATCCCGGTCGGAGACAACAAGTTCGCCTCGCTGAACTCGGCCGTGTGGTCCGGCGGCTCGTTCATCTACGTACCCAAGGGTGTGCACGTCGACATCCCGCTCCAGGCCTACTTCCGCATCAACACGGAGAACATGGGCCAGTTCGAGCGGACGCTGATCATCGTCGACGAGGACGCGTACGTCCACTACGTCGAGGGATGCACCGCCCCGATCTACTCCTCCGACTCGCTGCACAGCGCCGTCGTGGAGATCATCGTCAAGAAGGGCGGCCGCTGCCGCTACACGACCATCCAGAACTGGTCGAACAACGTCTACAACCTGGTCACCAAGCGCGCCGTGGCGTACGAGGGCGCGACCATGGAGTGGGTCGACGGCAACATCGGCTCCAAGGTGACGATGAAGTACCCGGCCGTCTACCTGATGGGCGAGCACGCCAAGGGCGAGACGCTGTCGATCGCCTTCGCGGGCGAGGGCCAGCACCAGGACGCCGGCTCCAAGATGGTCCACATGGCGCCGAACACGTCCTCCAACATCGTCTCCAAGTCGGTGGCGCGAGGCGGCGGCCGGACCTCCTACCGCGGTCTCGTCGAGATCGGCGAGGGCGCCGCGGGCTCGAAGTCCAACGTGCTCTGCGACGCGCTGCTCGTCGACACGATCTCCCGCTCGGACACGTACCCGTACGTCGACGTGCGCGAGGACGACGTGTCCATGGGCCACGAGGCGACCGTCTCCAAGGTCTCCGAGGACCAGCTCTTCTACCTGATGAGCCGCGGCATGACCGAGTTCGAGGCCATGGCGATGATCGTGCGCGGCTTCGTCGAGCCGATCGCCAAGGAGCTGCCGATGGAGTACGCGCTGGAGCTCAACCGGCTGATCGAGCTTCAGATGGAGGGCTCGGTCGGCTAA
- a CDS encoding cysteine desulfurase, with the protein MTQLPGLLDTEAIRKDFPILDRTIHDGKKIVYLDNAATSQKPRQVLDALNAYYEQSNANVHRGVHVLAEEATALYEGARDKVAAFINAPSRDEVIFTKNASESLNLVANMLGWADEPYRVDAETEIVITEMEHHSNIVPWQLLSQRTGAKLKWFGITDDGRLDLSDIDEIITEKTKIVSFTLVSNIMGTVNPVETIIRRAQEVGALVCIDASQAAPHMPLDVQALQADFVAFTGHKMVGPTGIGVLWGRQELLEDLPPFLGGGEMIETVSMSSSTYAPAPHKFEAGTPPIAQAVGLGAAVDYLSAIGMDKIAAHEHAITEYAIKRLSEVEGLRIIGPTTSEDRGATISFTLGDIHPHDVGQVLDELGIAVRVGHHCARPVCLRYGIPATTRASFYLYSTPAEVDALVDGLEHVRNFFG; encoded by the coding sequence GTGACACAGCTGCCGGGCCTTCTCGACACCGAGGCGATCCGCAAGGACTTCCCGATCCTGGATCGCACGATCCACGACGGCAAGAAGATCGTTTACCTGGACAACGCGGCGACTTCGCAGAAGCCGCGCCAGGTCCTCGACGCGCTGAACGCGTACTACGAGCAGAGCAACGCCAACGTCCACCGCGGCGTTCACGTGCTCGCCGAGGAGGCCACGGCGCTGTACGAGGGCGCCCGCGACAAGGTCGCCGCCTTCATCAACGCGCCGAGCCGCGACGAGGTCATCTTCACGAAGAACGCCTCCGAGTCGCTCAACCTCGTGGCGAACATGCTGGGCTGGGCCGACGAGCCCTACCGCGTGGACGCCGAGACCGAGATCGTCATCACGGAGATGGAGCACCACTCCAACATCGTCCCGTGGCAGCTGCTCTCGCAGCGCACCGGCGCGAAGCTGAAGTGGTTCGGCATCACCGACGACGGCCGCCTCGACCTGTCCGACATCGACGAGATCATCACCGAGAAGACGAAGATCGTCTCCTTCACGCTGGTCTCGAACATCATGGGCACGGTCAACCCGGTCGAGACGATCATCCGCCGCGCGCAGGAGGTCGGCGCGCTGGTGTGCATCGACGCCTCGCAGGCGGCGCCGCACATGCCCCTCGACGTACAGGCGCTCCAGGCCGACTTCGTGGCCTTCACCGGACACAAGATGGTCGGCCCGACCGGCATCGGCGTGTTGTGGGGACGCCAGGAGCTGCTGGAGGACCTTCCGCCGTTCCTCGGCGGCGGCGAGATGATCGAGACCGTGTCGATGAGCTCGTCGACGTACGCTCCCGCTCCGCACAAGTTCGAGGCCGGTACGCCCCCGATCGCCCAGGCCGTCGGCCTCGGCGCGGCCGTGGACTACCTCAGCGCGATCGGCATGGACAAGATCGCCGCCCACGAGCACGCGATCACCGAGTACGCGATCAAGCGCCTCTCGGAGGTCGAGGGCCTGCGGATCATCGGCCCGACGACTTCCGAGGACCGCGGCGCGACGATCTCGTTCACGCTCGGCGACATCCACCCGCACGACGTGGGCCAGGTCCTCGACGAGCTGGGCATCGCGGTCCGGGTCGGACACCACTGCGCGCGGCCCGTCTGCCTGCGGTACGGAATTCCTGCGACCACGCGAGCGTCGTTCTATCTGTACTCCACGCCGGCCGAGGTCGACGCCCTGGTCGACGGCCTGGAGCACGTCCGGAACTTCTTCGGTTAA
- a CDS encoding helix-turn-helix transcriptional regulator, giving the protein MSSTEPPQEELATGERSTRNRIARSVLDHGPSTAADLAKRLGLTQAAVRRHLDSLVAENVVEPREQRVYGTRTRGRPAKVFALTDCGRDAFDQSYDKLAADALHWISQAAGGGEKGEAAVAAFARARFAAQAGAYRETVEAAPPEERTEALARALSADGYAATARNAPVGEQLCQHHCPVAHVAEQYPQLCEAETEFFSELLGTHVQRLATIAHGDGVCTTFIPRGSSGSSTGQTTRSASSSSASTAGRNPA; this is encoded by the coding sequence GTGAGTTCGACTGAGCCTCCCCAGGAGGAGCTCGCGACCGGTGAGCGCTCGACGCGCAACCGGATCGCGCGGTCAGTCCTGGACCACGGCCCGTCCACCGCCGCCGATCTCGCGAAGCGCCTCGGGCTCACCCAGGCCGCCGTCCGCCGCCACCTCGACTCGCTCGTCGCCGAAAACGTCGTCGAGCCCCGCGAGCAGCGCGTGTACGGGACCAGGACCAGGGGCAGGCCCGCCAAGGTCTTCGCGCTCACCGACTGCGGCAGGGACGCCTTCGACCAGTCCTACGACAAGCTCGCGGCCGACGCCCTGCACTGGATCTCCCAGGCGGCCGGCGGCGGCGAGAAGGGCGAGGCGGCGGTCGCCGCGTTCGCCCGCGCCCGGTTCGCCGCCCAGGCCGGGGCGTACCGGGAGACGGTCGAGGCCGCACCGCCCGAGGAGCGGACCGAGGCGCTTGCCAGGGCCTTGTCCGCCGACGGGTACGCTGCTACGGCGCGTAACGCACCGGTCGGAGAGCAGCTCTGCCAGCACCACTGCCCGGTCGCCCATGTCGCCGAGCAGTATCCGCAGCTGTGCGAGGCGGAGACCGAGTTCTTCTCCGAACTGCTCGGAACACATGTGCAGCGTCTGGCCACCATCGCCCACGGCGACGGGGTGTGCACGACGTTCATTCCGCGCGGCTCCAGCGGCAGCAGCACAGGCCAGACCACACGTTCAGCATCTTCATCTTCTGCAAGTACGGCCGGGAGGAACCCCGCATGA
- a CDS encoding heme o synthase yields the protein MCVTAVESRPAGVALTHSPGGHRPFGARVKAFVALTKPRIIELLLITTVPVMFLAEQGVPDLWLVLVTCLGGYLSAGGANALNMYIDRDIDALMDRTSQRPLVTGMVSPAECLVFGISLAVISTLWFGLLVNWLSAALSLGALLFYVVVYTMILKRRTAQNIVWGGIAGCLPVLIGWSAVTNSISWAAVILFMVIFFWTPPHYWPLSMKVKEDYARVGVPMLPVIATNTVVARQIVAYSWVMVAVSLLLTPLGYTGWFYTTVAVVAGGWWLKEAHGLQARAKAGVTGAKLKEMRLFHWSITYVSLLFVAVAVDPFLR from the coding sequence GTGTGCGTGACGGCCGTCGAGTCCCGACCCGCAGGGGTCGCCTTGACTCACAGCCCGGGGGGCCATCGGCCGTTCGGAGCCCGGGTCAAAGCGTTCGTGGCACTGACCAAGCCTCGGATCATCGAACTGCTGCTGATCACCACCGTCCCGGTGATGTTCCTGGCCGAGCAGGGCGTTCCCGACCTGTGGCTGGTCCTGGTGACCTGCCTCGGCGGCTACCTGTCGGCCGGCGGTGCCAACGCGCTGAACATGTACATCGACCGCGACATCGACGCGCTGATGGACCGCACGTCGCAGCGGCCGCTCGTGACCGGCATGGTCAGCCCCGCCGAATGCCTCGTCTTCGGCATCAGCCTGGCCGTGATCTCCACCCTGTGGTTCGGGCTGCTCGTCAACTGGCTGTCCGCCGCGCTCTCGCTCGGAGCGCTCCTCTTCTACGTCGTCGTCTACACGATGATCCTCAAGCGGCGCACCGCGCAGAACATCGTCTGGGGCGGCATCGCGGGCTGCCTGCCGGTCCTCATCGGCTGGTCCGCCGTCACGAACTCGATTTCCTGGGCCGCCGTCATCCTCTTCATGGTCATCTTCTTCTGGACGCCGCCGCACTACTGGCCGCTGTCGATGAAGGTGAAGGAGGACTACGCGCGGGTGGGCGTTCCCATGCTCCCCGTCATCGCCACCAACACGGTCGTGGCCCGCCAGATCGTCGCCTACAGCTGGGTGATGGTCGCCGTCTCGCTGCTGCTGACCCCGCTGGGCTACACCGGCTGGTTCTACACGACGGTCGCCGTCGTGGCCGGTGGCTGGTGGCTCAAGGAGGCGCACGGGCTCCAGGCCCGCGCGAAGGCCGGCGTGACCGGTGCCAAGCTCAAGGAAATGCGGCTGTTCCACTGGTCGATCACCTACGTCTCGCTGCTCTTCGTCGCCGTCGCGGTGGACCCCTTCCTTCGGTAG
- a CDS encoding bifunctional 3-phenylpropionate/cinnamic acid dioxygenase ferredoxin subunit, with protein sequence MAFVKACALSELEDDTPKRVELDGTPVSVVRTEGEVYAINDICSHANVSLSEGEVEDCMIECWLHGSSFDLRTGKPSGLPATRPVPVYPVKIEGDDVLVSVTQES encoded by the coding sequence ATGGCCTTCGTCAAAGCCTGTGCGCTGAGTGAGCTGGAGGACGACACCCCGAAACGGGTGGAGCTCGACGGCACACCGGTGTCCGTCGTCCGTACCGAGGGCGAGGTGTACGCGATCAACGACATCTGCTCGCACGCGAACGTCTCCCTCTCGGAGGGCGAGGTGGAGGACTGCATGATCGAGTGCTGGCTGCACGGCTCCAGCTTCGACCTCCGCACCGGCAAGCCCTCCGGCCTTCCCGCGACGCGCCCCGTCCCCGTATACCCCGTCAAGATCGAAGGGGACGATGTGCTCGTCTCCGTCACACAGGAGTCCTGA
- the sufC gene encoding Fe-S cluster assembly ATPase SufC: MATLEIRDLHVSVEADNSSKEILKGVDLTVKQGETHAIMGPNGSGKSTLAYSIAGHPKYTITSGTVTLDGEDVLAMSVDERARAGMFLAMQYPVEVPGVSVSNFLRTSATAIRGEAPKLRTWVKEVKTAMETLQMDPAFAERNVNEGFSGGEKKRHEILQLELLKPKIAILDETDSGLDVDALRQVSEGVNRVHASGEVGTLLITHYTRILRYIKPDFVHVFAKGRIVASGGPELADKLEAEGYEEYTKGAPVSGATSEEDVA, encoded by the coding sequence ATGGCAACGCTTGAAATCCGCGACCTGCACGTTTCCGTCGAGGCCGACAACTCCTCCAAGGAGATCCTCAAGGGCGTCGACCTGACCGTGAAGCAGGGCGAGACCCACGCCATCATGGGCCCCAACGGCTCCGGCAAGTCCACCCTCGCGTACTCGATCGCCGGTCACCCCAAGTACACGATCACCAGCGGCACCGTCACCCTCGACGGCGAGGACGTCCTCGCGATGTCCGTCGACGAGCGCGCCCGCGCCGGCATGTTCCTCGCCATGCAGTACCCGGTCGAGGTCCCCGGCGTCTCGGTCTCCAACTTCCTCCGTACGTCGGCGACGGCGATCCGCGGCGAGGCCCCCAAGCTGCGTACGTGGGTGAAGGAGGTCAAGACGGCCATGGAGACCCTCCAGATGGACCCGGCCTTCGCCGAGCGCAACGTCAACGAGGGCTTCTCCGGCGGTGAGAAGAAGCGCCACGAGATCCTCCAGCTGGAGCTCCTCAAGCCGAAGATCGCGATCCTCGACGAGACCGACTCCGGCCTCGACGTCGACGCCCTGCGCCAGGTCTCCGAGGGCGTCAACCGCGTCCACGCGAGCGGCGAGGTCGGCACGCTGCTGATCACGCACTACACGCGCATCCTGCGCTACATCAAGCCGGACTTCGTGCACGTCTTCGCCAAGGGCAGGATCGTGGCGTCCGGTGGCCCGGAGCTCGCCGACAAGCTCGAGGCCGAGGGCTACGAGGAGTACACGAAGGGCGCCCCCGTGAGCGGAGCGACCTCAGAGGAGGACGTCGCGTGA
- a CDS encoding amidohydrolase family protein has product MIETPSLVDQYCHGVLRTELGLGTFETYLGRTPALPAPGTTFFDTQTGFAVRRWCPPLLGLEPHCPPAHYLARRRELGVVETGRRLLRGSGISTYLVDTGLPGDLTGPGEIAAAGAAEAREIVRLELLAEQVADTSGTVDGFLANLAEAVHSAARSAVAFTSVAGVRHGLALAPHPPGPGEVRGAVGRWLAGRRAGGTLTDPVVLRHLLWIAVASGLPLQLQAGTAGPGLRIDRTDPMLLTDFAAATAGLGTDLVLLHGYPYHRHAAHLASVFPHVYADLGPALAHTGARAAAVLAEILELAPFGKLLFSSGARGLPELHVVGARLFREALSRVLGGWVGDGAWSRVDAERVAGLIAAGNARRVYGLVDGSSDGGGHR; this is encoded by the coding sequence ATGATCGAAACGCCTTCCCTGGTGGATCAGTACTGCCATGGAGTGCTCCGTACGGAGCTGGGTCTCGGCACCTTCGAGACCTACCTCGGCCGGACCCCCGCGCTGCCCGCACCCGGCACCACGTTCTTCGACACCCAGACGGGTTTCGCCGTACGCCGCTGGTGCCCGCCGCTGCTCGGCCTCGAACCGCACTGCCCGCCCGCCCACTACCTCGCGCGGCGCAGGGAGCTGGGCGTGGTGGAAACCGGCAGACGGCTGCTCAGAGGCAGCGGTATCTCCACCTATCTGGTGGACACCGGGCTGCCGGGCGACCTCACGGGGCCCGGTGAGATCGCGGCGGCCGGCGCCGCCGAGGCCCGCGAGATCGTGCGCCTGGAACTCCTCGCGGAACAGGTCGCCGACACCTCCGGCACCGTCGACGGCTTCCTCGCCAACCTCGCCGAGGCCGTGCACAGCGCGGCACGGTCCGCCGTGGCCTTCACCTCCGTGGCAGGCGTACGGCACGGACTCGCCCTCGCGCCGCATCCGCCGGGGCCAGGCGAGGTGCGGGGCGCGGTGGGGCGCTGGCTGGCCGGGCGCCGGGCCGGCGGCACACTCACCGATCCCGTGGTGCTGCGTCATCTGCTGTGGATCGCCGTCGCCTCCGGGCTGCCGCTGCAACTCCAGGCGGGAACGGCCGGCCCCGGCCTGCGGATCGACCGTACCGATCCGATGCTGCTCACCGACTTCGCCGCCGCGACCGCGGGCCTCGGCACCGACCTGGTGCTGCTGCACGGCTATCCGTACCACCGGCACGCCGCGCACCTCGCGAGCGTCTTCCCGCACGTGTACGCCGACCTCGGCCCCGCACTCGCGCACACCGGGGCGCGGGCGGCTGCCGTACTCGCCGAGATCCTTGAGCTGGCGCCCTTCGGCAAGCTGCTCTTCTCCAGCGGCGCCCGCGGACTGCCCGAGCTGCACGTGGTGGGAGCACGGCTGTTCCGCGAGGCGCTGAGCAGGGTGCTCGGCGGGTGGGTCGGCGACGGTGCCTGGTCGCGGGTGGACGCCGAACGGGTCGCCGGGCTGATCGCGGCGGGCAACGCCCGCCGCGTCTACGGACTGGTGGACGGCTCCTCAGACGGTGGCGGACACCGCTGA
- a CDS encoding COX15/CtaA family protein — MVPVLTPLALIARRWTPTPRTLRRAALSAVVMSVLIIVTGGAVRLTSSGLGCDTWPKCTDDSLFATPEQGLHGAIEFGNRLLTYVLSAAVGWAIIAARSTKPWRRGLTRLGWVQFWVVMGNAVLGGITVWAGLNPWTVAGHFLLANALLTVAVITWQRTREGDTAPRPRVPRPVRKLSWALLVTSGLLITLGTTVTGSGKHAGDSSDVPRMPWDWADAAHLHAAAAWVVCALAVAMWLVLRVVDAPDDTRARARDLLIVLLAQGGIGYVQFFTGVPEILVGAHMLGSALMWIAVVRLALSLRERPLEAPAPVPVQSGSAVSATV, encoded by the coding sequence ATGGTTCCCGTGTTGACCCCCCTCGCCCTCATCGCGCGGCGCTGGACGCCCACCCCCCGTACGCTCCGGCGCGCCGCGCTCTCCGCCGTCGTGATGAGCGTCCTCATCATCGTCACCGGTGGTGCGGTACGCCTGACCAGCTCCGGCCTCGGCTGCGACACCTGGCCCAAGTGCACCGACGACAGCCTCTTCGCGACGCCCGAGCAGGGCCTCCACGGCGCGATCGAGTTCGGCAACCGCCTGCTGACGTACGTCCTGTCGGCGGCGGTCGGCTGGGCGATCATCGCGGCGCGCTCCACGAAGCCGTGGCGGCGCGGTCTCACCCGCCTCGGCTGGGTCCAGTTCTGGGTCGTGATGGGCAACGCCGTCCTCGGCGGCATCACGGTCTGGGCGGGGCTGAACCCCTGGACCGTCGCCGGTCACTTCCTCCTGGCGAACGCCCTGCTCACGGTGGCCGTGATCACCTGGCAGCGCACCCGCGAGGGCGACACCGCGCCCCGCCCGCGCGTCCCACGCCCCGTACGGAAGCTGTCCTGGGCCCTCCTCGTCACCTCGGGCCTGCTGATCACCCTCGGTACGACGGTGACCGGCTCCGGCAAGCACGCCGGCGACAGCAGCGACGTACCGCGCATGCCGTGGGACTGGGCCGACGCGGCCCACCTGCACGCCGCGGCCGCCTGGGTCGTCTGCGCGCTGGCCGTCGCCATGTGGCTGGTGCTGCGCGTGGTGGACGCCCCGGACGACACCCGGGCGCGCGCCCGCGACCTGCTGATCGTCCTGCTCGCGCAGGGCGGCATCGGTTACGTCCAGTTCTTCACCGGGGTCCCCGAGATCCTGGTCGGCGCCCACATGCTCGGTTCGGCCCTGATGTGGATCGCGGTCGTGCGCCTGGCCCTGAGCCTGCGCGAGCGCCCGCTCGAAGCCCCGGCCCCGGTGCCCGTCCAGTCCGGCTCAGCGGTGTCCGCCACCGTCTGA
- the sufD gene encoding Fe-S cluster assembly protein SufD gives MAEAQNIPVGSTTAGSIAVAAESTVATRMSAPPSFDVADFPVPHGREEEWRFTPLERLRGLHDGTAESGGVLTVDVSAPEGVTVETVDRSDARPGKAGTPVDRVAAQAYSSFEKASVVSVPKEAVLTEPIRIAVHGQGGTAYGHQVVELGAFAEAVVVIDHTGDAVLAANVDFVVGDGAKLTVVSVQDWDDTAVHVSQHNALIGRDASFKSVVVTFGGDLVRLSPQVQYAGTGGEAELFGLYFTDAGQHQEHRLLVDHNTPHCKSNVAYKGALQGDGAHAVWIGDVLIQAAAEGTDTYEMNRNLVLTDGARVDSVPNLEIETGEIAGAGHASATGRFDDEQLFYLMSRGIPADEARRLVVRGFFAELVQQIGLPDVEERLLAKIDAELEASV, from the coding sequence ATGGCTGAGGCTCAGAACATTCCGGTGGGTTCCACGACCGCCGGGTCCATCGCGGTGGCCGCCGAGTCCACCGTCGCCACGCGCATGAGCGCCCCGCCGTCCTTCGACGTGGCGGACTTCCCCGTGCCGCACGGCCGCGAGGAGGAGTGGCGCTTCACGCCGCTGGAGCGCCTGCGCGGGCTGCACGACGGCACCGCGGAGTCCGGCGGCGTACTCACCGTCGACGTGAGCGCCCCCGAGGGCGTCACCGTCGAGACGGTGGACCGCTCCGACGCGCGGCCCGGCAAGGCCGGCACCCCGGTGGACCGCGTGGCCGCTCAGGCGTACAGCTCCTTCGAGAAGGCCTCGGTCGTCTCGGTGCCCAAGGAAGCCGTACTGACCGAGCCCATCCGGATCGCCGTCCACGGCCAGGGCGGCACCGCCTACGGCCACCAGGTCGTCGAGCTGGGTGCCTTCGCCGAGGCTGTCGTCGTCATCGACCACACCGGTGACGCCGTGCTCGCCGCCAACGTCGACTTCGTCGTCGGCGACGGCGCGAAGCTGACCGTCGTGTCCGTCCAGGACTGGGACGACACGGCCGTACACGTCTCGCAGCACAACGCGCTGATCGGCCGCGACGCCTCCTTCAAGTCGGTCGTGGTGACCTTCGGCGGCGACCTGGTACGCCTCAGCCCCCAGGTGCAGTACGCCGGAACCGGCGGCGAGGCCGAGCTCTTCGGCCTGTACTTCACCGACGCGGGCCAGCACCAGGAGCACCGCCTCCTGGTCGACCACAACACCCCGCACTGCAAGTCGAACGTCGCCTACAAGGGCGCGCTCCAGGGCGACGGCGCGCACGCCGTGTGGATCGGCGACGTGCTGATCCAGGCCGCCGCCGAAGGCACGGACACGTACGAGATGAACCGCAACCTCGTCCTCACGGACGGCGCGCGCGTCGACTCGGTGCCGAACCTGGAGATCGAGACCGGCGAGATCGCCGGCGCCGGCCACGCCTCGGCGACCGGCCGCTTCGACGACGAGCAGCTCTTCTACCTCATGTCGCGCGGTATCCCGGCCGACGAGGCCCGCCGTCTCGTCGTCCGCGGCTTCTTCGCGGAGCTCGTCCAGCAGATCGGTCTGCCCGACGTCGAGGAACGCCTCCTCGCCAAGATCGACGCGGAGCTGGAGGCGTCCGTCTGA
- a CDS encoding ABC transporter permease — protein MSTGTYTPRPGAAPLLRMITAQTLFETKMLLRNGEQLLLTVIIPALLLVLFSAVDIITVPVETAGGSGEAVDFLAPGILALAVMSTAFTGQAIATGFERRYGVLKLLCTSPLPRWALMTAKTLSVLVTEVLQVVLLTVIAFGLGWSPHGSPFSVLLLLVLGTAAFSGLGLLMAGTLKAEATLAAANLVFLLLLVGGGVIVPLDKFPDAAQAVLGLLPISALSDGLRDVLQHGAAVPWGALGILSVWAVLGLGAAARFFRWE, from the coding sequence ATGAGCACCGGTACGTACACACCCCGGCCCGGAGCGGCACCGCTGCTCCGGATGATCACGGCGCAGACCCTCTTCGAGACGAAGATGCTGCTGCGCAACGGCGAGCAGCTCCTGCTCACGGTGATCATCCCGGCGCTGCTGCTGGTGCTGTTCTCGGCCGTCGACATCATCACCGTGCCCGTGGAGACGGCGGGCGGCTCCGGCGAGGCCGTCGACTTCCTGGCCCCCGGCATCCTCGCGCTGGCCGTCATGTCCACCGCGTTCACCGGGCAGGCCATCGCGACGGGATTCGAGCGCCGGTACGGCGTGCTGAAGCTGCTGTGCACCTCTCCCCTGCCCCGCTGGGCACTGATGACGGCGAAGACGCTGTCGGTTCTGGTGACCGAGGTGCTCCAGGTCGTCCTGCTGACGGTGATCGCGTTCGGCCTCGGCTGGTCCCCGCACGGCAGCCCGTTCTCCGTCCTTCTCCTCCTCGTTCTCGGTACGGCGGCTTTCTCGGGCCTCGGCCTGCTGATGGCCGGCACGCTCAAGGCGGAGGCGACGCTGGCCGCCGCCAACCTCGTCTTCCTGCTGCTCCTGGTGGGCGGCGGCGTGATCGTGCCGCTCGACAAGTTCCCGGACGCGGCCCAGGCGGTCCTCGGGCTGCTGCCGATCTCGGCCCTGTCGGACGGCCTGCGCGACGTGCTCCAGCACGGCGCGGCCGTCCCGTGGGGGGCGCTCGGAATCCTCTCGGTGTGGGCGGTCCTGGGGCTCGGCGCGGCGGCCCGCTTCTTCCGCTGGGAGTGA